The following coding sequences are from one Venturia canescens isolate UGA chromosome 5, ASM1945775v1, whole genome shotgun sequence window:
- the LOC122410931 gene encoding pre-mRNA-splicing factor CWC22 homolog: MGLKDEKKRSKSKKKHESSSSSSSGSSSSSSDSSSSSSSSSSSSSSESSPEIAKRMTPPRRADTTKYDTRGHTPELQSTRTYDDFDVPSRDYDPNTDRKHELKVSTDDKKSKLLEEQKISESRKKNNDRKDKEETKSRNVREPKKNPEDSRPENLFEDRKTETKKSEDRKQDSHRKDKEEKIEYSRRHKENNEKYNEIVKNNDYKSVEWKKKEERRDQDNHRKDEEVENKKSLKTLCQRSSNEESERREQTGSNEEKNSHQKRKSDKKEDFNNDSGNKSERAKRRRYSGEDKDDSKVDRVCNDLEKIDRFRRYNDKDQKHIEERRNNGDRKNENKRNNDDRKNEDKRNNDDRKNEDKRNNDDRKYSDERGLERTMERSDEYYRNRGWSGNNRERDHHRRSPRIDSDGRGSRRMDDRYSSRRSEYNDGNQTMMRRYWDNEPRDFDNRRKRDHESDDEFIIGERFYGDNNSKRNRKNEDTPSKDDKKNATEETPADPEKIPQSQKRTVDLLTSKTGGAYIPPAKLRMMQADITDKSGAAYQRIAWEALKKSIHGHINKVNTSNIGLITRELLRENIVRGRGLLARSIIQAQAASPTFTPVYAALTAIVNSKFPNIGELLLKRLVIQFRRGFRRNNKKLCISSGTFIAHLVNQRVAHEILALEFLTLLVETPTDDSIEVAISFLKECGMKLTEMSRKGIEAIFEMLRNILHEGQLDKRVQYMIEVMFQIRKDGFKDHPAVSEELDLVEEDQQYTHLIMLDETMDSQDILNVFKFDPEYVANEEKYKQLSKEILDTDNSGTESEGDDEDADSSGEESSDEETEAKEGVIVDNTETNLTALRRTIYLTIHSSLDFEECAHKLMKMQLKPGQEIELCHMFLDCCAEMRTYEKFFGLLAGRFCAINKIYVTPFEQIFRDSYDTIHRLDTNKLRNVSKFFAHLLFTDSISWEVLSCIKLNEEDTTSSSRIFIKILFQELSEYMGLSKLNQRVKDVTLQEAFDGLFPRDDPKNTRFAINFFTSIGLGGLTDDLREHLKSRPKPAVVSPVIKETIESSSSSSSSSDSSSSSSSSESSSDSSDSSSSDEDRRKKKKKKKLAKTSTKAKPDKRKSRSERNSSSERSHGKGRKDRKESKDSRSRSSKKSERRK; encoded by the exons atgggtttaaaagacgagaaaaaacggtcgaaatcgaagaaaaaacatgagtcctcatcatcgtcatcatcggGCTCGTCGTCTTCTTCCTCTgactcgtcttcgtcttcgtcgtcatcgtcatcttcgtcttcTTCAGAGAGTAGCCCTGAAATTGCCAAACGAATGACACCTCCTCGCAGAGCAGACACAACTAAATACGACACACGAGGTCATACTCCAGAATTACAGAGCACCAGAACTTACGACGACTTTGATGTGCCAAGTAGAGATTATGATCCCAACACCGATAGAAAACATGAGTTGAAAGTGAGTACTGATGATAAGAAATCAAAACTCCTGGAAGAGCAAAAAATTTCGGAGTcaaggaaaaagaataacgatCGAAAAGACAAAGAAGAGACAAAAAGTAGAAATGTTAGGGAACCAAAAAAGAACCCTGAAGATTCAAGGcctgaaaatttatttgaagacAGAAAAACAGAGACTAAAAAGAGTGAAGATAGAAAACAGGATTCTCACAGAAAAgacaaagaggaaaaaattgaatattcaagAAGACATAAGgagaataacgaaaaatataatgaaattgtaaaaaataatgattacaAATCTGtagaatggaagaaaaaagaggaaagaagagACCAAGATAATCACAGAAAAGATGAAGaagtagaaaataaaaagagtctTAAAACTCTTTGCCAGCGGAGTTCAAATGAGGAAAGTGAACGCAGGGAACAGACAGGAAGCAATGAGGAGAAAAACTCTCATCAAAAAAGAAAGTCTGACAAGAAAGAAGACTTCAATAATGACTCTGGTAATAAATCAGAGAGAGCAAAACGTAGAAGATACAGTGGAGAAGACAAAGACGATTCCAAAGTTGATAGAGTCTGCAATGATctggaaaaaattgatcgctTTAGACGTTATAATGACAAAGATCAAAAGCACATTGAGGAAAGGAGAAATAATGGTGATCGGAAGAATGAGAATAAAAGGAACAACGACGATAGGAAGAATGAGGATAAGAGGAACAACGACGATAGGAAGAATGAGGATAAGAGGAACAATGACGATAGAAAATACAGTGATGAAAGAGGGCTTGAAAGGACAATGGAAAGAAGTGACGAATATTACAGGAACAGAGGCTGGAGTGGAAACAACAGAGAACGTGACCATCATAGAAGGAGTCCGAGAATCGATTCGGATGGCAGAGGGAGTCGTCGAATGGACGATCGTTATTCCTCGAGACGAAGCGAATACAACGACGGTAATCAAACGATGATGCGTCGTTATTGGGACAATGAGCCAAGGGATTTTGATAACAGGCGCAAACGCGACCACGAATCCGACGACGAATTTATTATAGGCGAGCGATTCTACGGCGACAACAATAGCaaacgaaatagaaaaaacgaagaCACCCCCTCGAAAGACGATAAGAAAAACGCGACTGAGGAAACACCGGCGGATCCAGAAAAAATACCTCAATCCCAAAAACGTACCGTCGATCTTTTGACCTCCAAAACTGGAGGAGCTTACATTCCTCCTGCTAAATTACGCATGATGCAGGCTGATATAACCGACAAATCCGGTGCTGCTTATCAAAGAATTGCTTGGGAAGCTTTGAAGAAATCCATTCATGGACACATTAACAAAGTGAATACGAGCAACATCGGTTTAATTACGAGAGAATTGTTGAGGGAAAATATTGTCAGAGGGAGAGGATTGCTGGCCAGATCGATTATTCAAGCACAAGCCGCCAGTCCTACTTTCACACCTGTTTACGCTGCCCTCACTGCTATCGTTAACTCCAAG TTTCCCAATATCGGAGAATTGTTACTGAAAAGGCTGGTGATACAATTCCGTAGAGGATTTCGTCGCAACAACAAGAAACTGTGTATTTCATCCGGAACCTTCATAGCGCATTTGGTGAATCAACGCGTAGCTCATGAAATACTAGCACTAGAATTTTTGACGTTGTTGGTCGAGACACCGACGGACGACTCGATCGAGGTCGCGATATCTTTTCTCAAGGAATGTGGCATGAAACTCACGGAGATGTCGAGGAAAGGGATTGAGGCGATTTTCGAGATGCTTAGGAACATACTTCACGAAGGACAACTGGACAAACGTGTACAGTACATGATCGAGGTGATGTTCCAAATTCGTAAGGATGGTTTCAAGGACCATCCAGCTGTGAGTGAAGAACTTGATCTCGTCGAGGAAGACCAACAATACACGCATCTCATAATGTTGGACGAGACGATGGATTCTCAGGAcattttgaacgtttttaaATTCGATCCAGAATACGTTgccaatgaagaaaaatacaaacaaCTGAGCAAAGAAATATTGGACACCGATAATAGTGGAACAGAAAGCGAAGGCGACGACGAAGACGCTGATAGCTCGGGCGAGGAAAGCAGCGACGAAGAAACCGAAGCTAAAGAAGGTGTTATTGTCGATAACACCGAAACGAATCTGACCGCACTTCGGAGAACAATTTATCTCACGATTCACTCGTCCCTCGATTTCGAGGAATgtgctcacaaattgatgaaaatgcaGCTCAAACCCGGACAAGAGATTGAACTTTGTCACATGTTCCTCGACTGCTGTGCGGAAATGAGGACctacgaaaaattcttcggATTACTCGCTGGC CGTTTCTGTGCCATCAACAAAATTTATGTCACACCGTTTGAGCAAATCTTCAGAGACTCGTACGACACGATTCATCGTTTGGACACCAACAAGTTAAGGAACGTGTCAAAATTCTTTGCACATTTACTGTTCACCGATTCGATTTCGTGGGAAGTTCTTAGTTGCATCAAACTGAACGAAGAAGATACGACGAGCTCAAGTAGAATTTTCATAAAGATTCTCTTCCAAGAACTTTCCGAGTATATGGGTTTATCGAAGCTGAATCAACGAGTTAAAGATGT GACTTTACAAGAGGCTTTTGACGGTTTATTCCCACGCGATGATCCCAAAAACACGAGATTCGCGATCAACTTTTTCACATCCATCGGATTGGGTGGACTCAC ggACGATTTGCGCGAGCATTTAAAATCGAGGCCAAAACCCGCCGTGGTTTCGCCAGTGATAAAAGAGACCATTGAGTCATCGTCCTCGAGCTCCAGTTCGTCAGATTCTTCATCGTCGTCCTCTAGCTCCGAATCGTCGTCCGATAGTTCTG ATTCGTCATCTTCGGATGAAGatagaaggaagaaaaagaaaaagaagaagctcGCAAAAACTTCGACGAAAGCAAAGCCGGACAAGCGGAAATCTCGATCGGAAAGAAATTCTAGCAGCGAGAGAAGCCACGGGAAAGGTCGAAAGGATAGGAAAGAGTCGAAAGATTCGAGGAGTagaagtagcaaaaaatccgaaagaagaaaatag
- the Mpp6 gene encoding M-phase phosphoprotein 6 codes for MASREMNKLKLSKSILEMKFMKRTKEKVEKQLYQEEGEEYFGSALTTRMKNASGRFIIEPSYMFCEQLRDGRVSYQGMNLEIEKLMDLEESAKLAKTQPKREAEISDEQMAKRWKPSEITSMENKFKTKRQRRHDRQRVNKKCKFLKPKD; via the exons ATGGCCAGTAGAGAAATGAACAAATTGAAGCTGTCCAAAAGTATTTTGGAAATGAAG TTCATGAAAAGAACAAAGGAAAAGGTAGAAAAACAACTCTATCAAGAGGAAGGAGAAGAATATTTTGGTAGCGCCTTAACGACTCGTATGAAAAATGCATC TGGCAGATTCATTATAGAACCGAGTTACATGTTTTGTGAACAATTGCGAGACGGTCGGGTGAGTTACCAGGGAATGAATCTGGAGATAGAAAAACTAATGGACTTGGAAGAAAGTGCAAAGTTGGCAAAAACACAGCCAAAACGAGAAGCTGAGATTTCAGATGAACAAATGGCTAAACGTTGGAAACCTTCAGAAATAACgtcaatggaaaataaatttaaaactAAGCGACAAAGGCGACATGATAGGCAGCGAGTAAACAAGAAATGTAAATTTCTGAAACCAAAGGATTGA
- the LOC122411084 gene encoding protein bric-a-brac 2-like isoform X8, whose protein sequence is MGSSQQFSLRWNNYLKHITCAFDTLRTDEDLVDVTLSCEGKRIRAHKMLLSACSTYFRDLFKENPCQHPVIIFRNVKFDDLAALVDFMYQGEVNVVQEQLASFLTTAELLAVQGLTDGTGKDSDSIVEDDVEIPNEPEVQLQNAAGKPMTNSKGNKSPSSPLPFQSVDVQSEATPPTKRRKCRENRSLNADKSQRENNANTTKDSEKTTDNQANASGSDPVEIIPLMPNFKLEMPEYMEQDGSSCSYEEQNAGDSSVNKLVAEETTSNTIEHEHKPDISQTFYSVNQTDVLEGKRASTDIGHLLSKPGTSGERLGQEAAQGGITYVSGQPHSLSKANGHGKVCVHCKRRGIFTSRGKLRQTRFKCWACNTCLCRWPCFAEFHELRAIPHIPPP, encoded by the exons ATGGGTTCCAGTCAACAGTTCTCCCTCAGATGGAACAATTATCTCAAACACATAACTTGCGCCTTTGACACTTTGCGCACCGACGAAGACCTCGTCGACGTCACTCTCAGCTGTGAGGGAAAACGCATCAGGGCCCACAAAATGTTGCTTTCTGCGTGTAGTACATATTTCCGGGATTTGTTCAAG gaGAATCCTTGTCAACATCCAGTTATCATATTTCGTAatgtaaaatttgatgatctcGCGGCACTCGTTGACTTCATGTACCAGGGAGAAGTCAACGTTGTACAGGAGCAGTTAGCCAGTTTTTTGACAACTGCGGAACTTCTGGCGGTACAAGGGCTGACTGACGGCACTGGAAAAGATAGCGATAGTATAGTTGAG GATGATGTGGAAATTCCTAATGAACCCGAAGTCCAACTACAAAACGCGGCCGGCAAACCAATGACGAACAGCAAGGGCAATAAATCCCCCTCCTCCCCCTTGCCCTTCCAGTCGGTTGATGTACAATCCGAAGCCACGCCACCCACGAAGCGACGGAAATGCCGTGAGAATCGTAGTCTAAATGCGGACAAATCACAACGTGAAAATAACGCGAATACGACAAAGGACAGCGAAAAAACAACTGATAATCAGGCAAACGCTTCGGGATCCGATCCCGTTGAAATAATACCACTCATGCCAAATTTCAAACTAGAAATGCCCGAGTACATGGAACAAGATGGCAGTAGTTGTAGTTACGAAGAACAAAACGCCGGCGACAGTTCAGTCAACAAATTGGTAGCTGAAGAAACAACCTCGAATACTATTGAACATGAACATAAACCAGACATCAGCCAGACTTTCTATTCGGTTAATCAAACGGATGTACTCGAAGGAAAGCGCGCATCGACGGATATCG gaCATCTTCTATCGAAGCCAGGCACATCAGGAGAGAGGCTAGGACAGGAAGCAGCACAGG GAGGAATAACGTACGTATCTGGTCAGCCCCATAGCCTCAGCAAAGCAAATGGTCATGGAAAAGTATGTGTACACTGCAAGAGGCGAGGAATATTCACGTCACGTGGCAAGCTCAGACAGACACGCTTCAAATGTTGGGCCTGCAATACCTGTTTGTGCCGGTGGCCTTGTTTCGCTGAATTTCACGAGCTACGAGCTATACCTCATATTCCACCTCCATAG
- the LOC122411084 gene encoding protein bric-a-brac 2-like isoform X9 has protein sequence MGSSQQFSLRWNNYLKHITCAFDTLRTDEDLVDVTLSCEGKRIRAHKMLLSACSTYFRDLFKENPCQHPVIIFRNVKFDDLAALVDFMYQGEVNVVQEQLASFLTTAELLAVQGLTDGTGKDSDSIVEDDVEIPNEPEVQLQNAAGKPMTNSKGNKSPSSPLPFQSVDVQSEATPPTKRRKCRENRSLNADKSQRENNANTTKDSEKTTDNQANASGSDPVEIIPLMPNFKLEMPEYMEQDGSSCSYEEQNAGDSSVNKLVAEETTSNTIEHEHKPDISQTFYSVNQTDVLEGKRASTDIGHLLSKPGTSGERLGQEAAQGITYVSGQPHSLSKANGHGKVCVHCKRRGIFTSRGKLRQTRFKCWACNTCLCRWPCFAEFHELRAIPHIPPP, from the exons ATGGGTTCCAGTCAACAGTTCTCCCTCAGATGGAACAATTATCTCAAACACATAACTTGCGCCTTTGACACTTTGCGCACCGACGAAGACCTCGTCGACGTCACTCTCAGCTGTGAGGGAAAACGCATCAGGGCCCACAAAATGTTGCTTTCTGCGTGTAGTACATATTTCCGGGATTTGTTCAAG gaGAATCCTTGTCAACATCCAGTTATCATATTTCGTAatgtaaaatttgatgatctcGCGGCACTCGTTGACTTCATGTACCAGGGAGAAGTCAACGTTGTACAGGAGCAGTTAGCCAGTTTTTTGACAACTGCGGAACTTCTGGCGGTACAAGGGCTGACTGACGGCACTGGAAAAGATAGCGATAGTATAGTTGAG GATGATGTGGAAATTCCTAATGAACCCGAAGTCCAACTACAAAACGCGGCCGGCAAACCAATGACGAACAGCAAGGGCAATAAATCCCCCTCCTCCCCCTTGCCCTTCCAGTCGGTTGATGTACAATCCGAAGCCACGCCACCCACGAAGCGACGGAAATGCCGTGAGAATCGTAGTCTAAATGCGGACAAATCACAACGTGAAAATAACGCGAATACGACAAAGGACAGCGAAAAAACAACTGATAATCAGGCAAACGCTTCGGGATCCGATCCCGTTGAAATAATACCACTCATGCCAAATTTCAAACTAGAAATGCCCGAGTACATGGAACAAGATGGCAGTAGTTGTAGTTACGAAGAACAAAACGCCGGCGACAGTTCAGTCAACAAATTGGTAGCTGAAGAAACAACCTCGAATACTATTGAACATGAACATAAACCAGACATCAGCCAGACTTTCTATTCGGTTAATCAAACGGATGTACTCGAAGGAAAGCGCGCATCGACGGATATCG gaCATCTTCTATCGAAGCCAGGCACATCAGGAGAGAGGCTAGGACAGGAAGCAGCACAGG GAATAACGTACGTATCTGGTCAGCCCCATAGCCTCAGCAAAGCAAATGGTCATGGAAAAGTATGTGTACACTGCAAGAGGCGAGGAATATTCACGTCACGTGGCAAGCTCAGACAGACACGCTTCAAATGTTGGGCCTGCAATACCTGTTTGTGCCGGTGGCCTTGTTTCGCTGAATTTCACGAGCTACGAGCTATACCTCATATTCCACCTCCATAG